A region from the Beduinella massiliensis genome encodes:
- a CDS encoding winged helix-turn-helix domain-containing protein yields MKPILLLEDDAALLDGLCYALKKDGFEVTCARTAAQALCLLKEGEYGLLLLDVSLPDGTGFDVCEWVRGRGDGVPILFLTAADEEVSVMRGLDCGGDDYVTKPFRFGELCARIRALLRRADGGYAAGDRLVCGDVSVNLASCRAAVRGRPLELTVAEYRLLCLLLREAGRVVSRQAILSALWDSGGDFVDDNTLSVYVRRLREKLEEDPSHPRRLLTERGLGYRFKAVDA; encoded by the coding sequence TTGAAGCCGATTCTGCTGCTGGAGGACGACGCGGCGCTTTTGGACGGGCTGTGCTACGCGCTGAAAAAGGACGGGTTTGAGGTGACCTGCGCCCGAACGGCCGCGCAGGCGCTTTGCCTGCTGAAAGAGGGGGAATATGGCCTGCTGCTGCTCGACGTGTCGCTGCCGGACGGCACGGGCTTCGACGTCTGCGAGTGGGTGCGCGGCCGGGGCGACGGCGTGCCCATCCTCTTTTTGACCGCCGCGGACGAGGAGGTCAGCGTCATGCGCGGGCTGGACTGCGGAGGCGACGACTACGTCACAAAGCCCTTTCGATTTGGCGAGCTGTGCGCGCGCATCCGTGCGCTGCTGCGCCGCGCGGACGGCGGGTACGCGGCGGGCGACCGCCTCGTCTGCGGCGACGTGAGCGTGAACCTCGCATCCTGCCGCGCGGCGGTGCGCGGAAGGCCGCTGGAGCTCACGGTGGCCGAATACCGGCTTCTCTGCCTGCTCCTGCGCGAGGCGGGCCGCGTGGTTTCGCGGCAGGCGATTTTAAGCGCCTTGTGGGACAGCGGCGGCGACTTCGTGGACGACAACACGCTCTCCGTCTACGTGCGCAGGCTGCGCGAAAAGCTGGAGGAGGACCCGTCCCACCCGCGGCGGCTGCTGACCGAGCGCGGGCTGGGTTACCGGTTTAAGGCGGTGGACGCATGA
- a CDS encoding ATP-binding protein — MIWGEDRTARRFFLLTVLLCALLTALSCLSAVWGARRAQTLLFKREAEIAGALLKQGVPADVIAVSLADTGGTAAGEALLSRAGRTPQTPACLIPYVRALARSGALRAFLLAAGFSAALLTLCAAWLQRRERRLGDAARIVARYADADFSLRLPQAEEGALGRLMAAVDALATALQAQGETERRNKEFLQRTISDISHQIKTPLAAARLYSEIIEAEPDDPETVTAFCVKTQVSLTRMEELILSLLKIARIDAGGIAFERAVCRVESLARRAAEELMQRAVHEKKRIELSGPADETVLCDAQWTAEAIGNLIKNALDHMGPGGTVRVVWERSPVMLRIRVLDDGEGIAPEELPHIFKRFYRSRSGIDAQGVGLGLPLCRAIVEGQGGLLSVESEPGRGSAFTISFLTNP, encoded by the coding sequence ATGATTTGGGGGGAGGACAGAACCGCTCGGCGTTTCTTTTTGCTGACGGTACTTTTATGCGCGCTGCTCACGGCCCTTTCGTGCCTTTCGGCCGTTTGGGGTGCGCGCCGGGCGCAGACGCTGCTTTTCAAGCGCGAGGCGGAGATCGCGGGCGCGCTGCTGAAACAGGGCGTGCCGGCGGACGTGATCGCCGTAAGCCTCGCGGACACGGGCGGGACGGCGGCGGGCGAGGCGCTGCTGTCGCGCGCCGGGCGCACGCCTCAAACGCCTGCGTGCCTGATTCCTTACGTCCGAGCGCTCGCGCGGAGCGGCGCCCTGCGCGCTTTCCTGCTGGCTGCTGGCTTTTCCGCCGCGCTGCTGACGCTTTGCGCGGCCTGGCTTCAGAGAAGGGAACGCCGCCTGGGCGACGCGGCGCGCATCGTCGCCCGTTATGCGGACGCGGATTTTTCCCTCCGTCTGCCGCAGGCGGAGGAAGGGGCGCTGGGCAGGTTGATGGCGGCGGTGGACGCCCTGGCGACGGCGCTTCAGGCGCAGGGGGAGACGGAGCGGAGGAACAAGGAGTTTTTGCAGCGCACCATTTCGGACATTTCACACCAGATCAAGACGCCGCTCGCCGCCGCGCGGCTGTACAGCGAGATCATCGAAGCGGAGCCCGACGACCCCGAAACGGTGACGGCCTTCTGCGTAAAGACGCAGGTTTCGCTTACGCGCATGGAGGAACTGATCCTTTCCCTGCTCAAGATCGCCCGCATCGACGCGGGCGGCATCGCCTTTGAGCGCGCCGTCTGCCGGGTGGAATCGCTCGCGCGGCGCGCGGCGGAGGAACTCATGCAGCGCGCCGTGCACGAGAAAAAGCGCATCGAGCTGAGCGGCCCGGCGGACGAGACGGTGCTGTGCGACGCGCAGTGGACGGCCGAAGCCATCGGCAATCTGATCAAAAACGCCCTCGACCACATGGGGCCGGGGGGCACGGTGCGCGTCGTGTGGGAGCGCTCGCCGGTAATGCTGCGCATCCGCGTATTGGACGACGGCGAGGGGATTGCGCCGGAGGAGCTGCCCCACATCTTCAAGCGCTTTTACCGAAGCCGCAGCGGGATCGATGCGCAGGGCGTAGGCCTGGGCCTGCCGCTGTGCAGGGCGATCGTGGAGGGGCAGGGCGGTTTGCTCTCGGTCGAAAGCGAGCCTGGGCGGGGCAGCGCCTTCACGATCTCCTTCCTGACGAATCCGTAA
- a CDS encoding ATP-binding cassette domain-containing protein — protein sequence MEILKVQNLCKTYGSGEAHVDALKDVSFSLQKGEFAAVVGESGSGKSTLLNCIGALDAPSAGKVLLDGKDLFSMKEQERTIFRRRHIGFVFQSFHLVQELTVEQNIVFPLLLDGRRAQAGQVQEMLDVLGLTDRRSHLPGQLSGGQQQRVAIGRALITRPALILADEPTGNLDTGSSRDVLDLLTQASRRFQQTILMITHNMNLTSCVDRVLRVSDGRLTDLGGERA from the coding sequence ATGGAAATCTTAAAGGTACAAAACCTGTGCAAGACGTATGGCAGCGGGGAGGCGCACGTAGACGCGCTGAAGGACGTTTCATTCAGCCTTCAAAAGGGCGAGTTCGCGGCGGTCGTCGGCGAGTCGGGCTCCGGCAAGAGCACGCTGCTCAACTGCATCGGCGCGCTGGACGCGCCGTCCGCGGGAAAGGTTCTTCTGGACGGCAAGGATCTGTTTTCGATGAAGGAGCAGGAGCGCACGATCTTCCGGCGCAGGCATATCGGCTTCGTATTTCAGTCGTTCCATCTGGTGCAGGAACTGACGGTGGAACAGAACATCGTCTTCCCGCTCCTGCTGGACGGCAGGCGCGCGCAGGCGGGGCAGGTGCAGGAAATGCTGGACGTGCTGGGGCTGACGGATCGACGCAGCCACCTGCCGGGCCAGCTTTCCGGCGGGCAGCAGCAGCGCGTGGCCATCGGGCGCGCGCTCATCACCCGCCCGGCGCTGATCCTTGCGGACGAGCCCACGGGCAACCTGGATACGGGCAGCAGCCGGGACGTGCTCGACCTGCTCACCCAGGCGTCACGGCGCTTTCAGCAGACCATCCTGATGATCACCCACAACATGAACCTGACCTCCTGCGTAGACCGCGTGCTGCGCGTGTCGGACGGCAGGCTTACGGATTTGGGAGGGGAGCGGGCATGA
- a CDS encoding FtsX-like permease family protein encodes MKSYLDLIPISARVHRKQNRMTLLCIALSVFLVSAIFGMADMEVRSQRMQAIKDNGNWHAAFEGISDEEARMIAARPEVAAAGRYAVVDGEAYVVKGKRAAIVGMDEAPFQEILGLRVVEGAYPADQDEVALTESAKEVLGFSLGDEARLSHPGGESVFTVTGFIENASSLLMTDEVGLILTTEGLRQAIPGSEYTDQFFVQFLPYCNMRSAIADITEQFQLEDERCAQNVKLMGLYGQSGHSYMTSLYVAAGVLFVLVLLAGVLMIASSLNSNVAQRAEFFGMMRCLGATPKQIMRFVRREALGWCARAVPAGALCSVLVVWALCAALRAISPFYFAELPVLDVSVIGIVCGVLSGLLSVLIAARAPARRAASVSPRTAVSGGASEEQPVRRAANTRFLKVDLALGLHHARASRKNFILMTGSFALSIVLFLAFSAAMDFMRHAIRPLQPWTPDVSVVSADEACDVPAGLAERIRENPAVRRAYGRQFAYHIPTTGARGDGEVHLISYEDTQFAWAENSLLEGSVEAARAAEDAVLFVYSGEGGPHAGDSLTLRLPGGDRRVKVAGVLSDSPFGREQGVDQLICSERAFQNLTGERDYTIIDVQLRHGATDADVEALRALAGPNRTFSDRRASNAENRGAYYAMTLFMYGFLFIIALITVIGIVNSVAMSVSGRIRSYGVMRAVGMSVGQLVRMVTMEAAVYAFFGCAAGCALGVPVHAFLYRHLVTAQWGTPWALPLGPLGLIAAFVTFSALLAVRGPARRIRGLTVVETLGAE; translated from the coding sequence ATGAAGAGCTACCTCGACCTGATTCCCATTTCCGCGCGCGTGCACCGCAAGCAAAACCGCATGACGCTGCTGTGCATCGCGCTGTCCGTGTTTCTGGTGAGCGCGATCTTCGGCATGGCGGACATGGAGGTGCGCAGCCAGCGGATGCAGGCGATCAAGGACAATGGCAACTGGCATGCCGCGTTTGAGGGCATTTCGGACGAGGAAGCGCGAATGATCGCCGCGCGCCCAGAGGTCGCGGCCGCGGGACGCTACGCCGTCGTGGACGGCGAGGCATACGTCGTTAAGGGGAAGCGGGCGGCTATCGTCGGCATGGACGAAGCGCCCTTTCAGGAAATCCTCGGCCTGCGCGTGGTCGAGGGCGCGTACCCGGCGGATCAGGACGAGGTCGCGCTCACCGAAAGCGCGAAGGAGGTACTGGGCTTTTCGCTCGGCGACGAGGCGCGCCTTTCGCATCCGGGCGGAGAGTCGGTCTTCACCGTGACCGGGTTTATCGAAAATGCCTCCAGTTTGCTCATGACGGACGAGGTCGGCCTCATTTTAACGACGGAGGGTCTCCGTCAGGCCATCCCGGGGAGCGAATACACCGATCAGTTCTTCGTTCAGTTTTTACCTTATTGCAACATGCGCTCGGCCATCGCGGACATCACGGAGCAGTTCCAGCTTGAAGACGAGCGCTGCGCGCAGAACGTAAAGCTCATGGGCCTTTACGGTCAGAGCGGGCACAGCTACATGACGAGTCTGTACGTCGCGGCGGGGGTCCTCTTCGTGCTCGTGCTCCTCGCCGGCGTCCTGATGATCGCCAGCAGCTTGAACAGCAACGTGGCCCAGCGCGCGGAATTCTTCGGCATGATGCGCTGCCTGGGCGCGACGCCCAAGCAGATCATGCGCTTTGTGCGGCGGGAGGCGCTGGGCTGGTGCGCGCGGGCGGTGCCCGCGGGCGCGCTTTGCAGCGTGCTGGTCGTGTGGGCGCTGTGCGCTGCGCTTCGCGCCATCAGCCCCTTTTACTTCGCGGAGCTGCCGGTGCTGGACGTGAGCGTCATCGGCATCGTCTGCGGCGTGCTGTCGGGCCTGCTCTCGGTATTGATCGCGGCGCGGGCGCCGGCCAGGCGCGCGGCCAGCGTGTCGCCGCGAACCGCGGTCAGCGGCGGCGCGAGCGAGGAGCAGCCCGTGCGGCGCGCGGCGAACACGCGCTTTCTGAAGGTCGATCTGGCGCTCGGATTGCACCACGCGCGCGCCAGCCGCAAGAATTTCATCCTGATGACCGGCTCGTTTGCGCTCAGCATCGTGCTGTTCCTCGCCTTTTCGGCGGCGATGGACTTCATGCGCCACGCGATCAGGCCGCTGCAGCCCTGGACGCCCGACGTATCCGTGGTCAGCGCGGACGAGGCCTGCGACGTCCCCGCGGGCCTGGCGGAGAGGATTCGGGAAAACCCTGCTGTGCGGCGCGCCTACGGCCGCCAGTTTGCTTATCACATCCCGACGACCGGCGCGCGGGGCGACGGGGAGGTTCATTTGATCTCCTATGAAGATACGCAGTTCGCCTGGGCGGAGAACTCGCTGCTGGAGGGCAGCGTCGAGGCCGCAAGGGCGGCGGAGGACGCGGTGCTCTTCGTCTACAGCGGCGAGGGCGGCCCGCATGCGGGCGATTCGCTCACGCTGCGGCTCCCCGGCGGCGACCGGCGGGTGAAGGTGGCGGGCGTGCTCTCCGACAGCCCATTCGGCAGGGAGCAGGGCGTCGATCAGCTCATCTGTTCGGAACGGGCATTTCAAAATCTCACGGGGGAGCGGGATTATACCATCATCGACGTGCAGCTGAGGCACGGGGCGACGGACGCGGACGTCGAAGCCCTGCGCGCGCTCGCCGGGCCGAACCGGACGTTCTCCGACCGGCGGGCGAGCAACGCGGAGAATCGGGGCGCTTATTACGCGATGACGCTGTTCATGTACGGCTTCCTCTTCATCATCGCGCTGATCACGGTCATCGGCATCGTCAACAGCGTCGCCATGAGCGTTTCTGGCCGCATCCGCTCCTACGGCGTCATGCGCGCGGTCGGCATGAGCGTCGGGCAGCTCGTCCGCATGGTCACCATGGAGGCAGCGGTCTACGCGTTCTTCGGGTGCGCAGCAGGCTGCGCGCTGGGGGTGCCCGTGCATGCGTTTCTGTACAGGCACCTGGTCACCGCCCAGTGGGGAACCCCATGGGCTTTGCCACTGGGGCCGCTGGGCCTGATCGCGGCGTTCGTCACCTTCAGCGCGCTGCTCGCGGTGAGGGGCCCGGCACGGCGCATCCGTGGGCTCACGGTCGTTGAAACCCTCGGCGCGGAGTAG